In Myxococcales bacterium, the genomic stretch CTGGTGCCCGACCTGGCCGGTTGGCGTCGCGAGCGTATGGCCAGCCCTGCGGACGCGCCCTTCTTCACCCTGACCCCCGATTGGATCTGTGAGGTCGTGTCGCCTTCAACTGCCGCACGAGATCGGGGGCGCAAGCTGCCCATTTACGCGGAGCATGAGGTGGCGTTCGCCTGGCTGGTCGATCCTCTCGCGCGCACGGTGGAGGCCTACCGGCGTCAGGGGCCGCACTGGCTTTTGCTGCGCACGTATGCCGACGACGCCCCCGCCCGCATCGCGCCCTTCGACGCCATCGAGCTCGACGTCGCGGCGCTGTGGATGCAGGCATAACGAGAGAGTCCGTAAGGTAGCGGCCGTAGGCGTGACCTGTCAGCTATCGCGAATTCTCCACCTGAAAGGGAGGACCAACCGAGTAATCGAGTTGCGAGAGCTCCTTGGATCTGCTCCTCGAGTTGGCTGACGCGCACGCTAAACGTCTGGTTAGCCGGGCGCCTTACCGATCGGCAAGACACGCACTCGCGACGAGATCTTGTCTATCGTCACAATGGCGCCGGCCTCGATCTCGGGAGTTCTCATCCGAAGCACCCGAGCAACATCCTTGCCGACAGCCTCAGGAAGAACTTCTTGGCCTCTGAGTTGGATGACGCTTGGCCCTTGGGCCTTTGTGGAAGCCAGCAGTGCTGAGAAGTCTAGGTCATGGGTAAACACAACGTATTCGTTGTCTCGGGCCCACTGCATCACAAAATGGTCCGCCTCAGCTCCTGTTCCGATCGTAGTCCAATGCACCGCTTCGAATCCTTCCTGCTGAAGAAACTCCACCCAGAGCGGGGACAGGTTCATGTCCAGGAGGATCCTCATGAGAGCGGAACGTCGATTTCTTCTGAGCGCCAAGCGGCATACGCCAGTGCTGCCTGGATGTCGGCTTCTTCGAGGTACGGATAAGCCGCCAGAATTTCCTGGTTCGTCTTTCCGGTGGCAAGCAAGCCCACCACGGTCCCGACGGTGACGCGAAGCCCTCGAATGCACGGACGACCGCCCATCACGGCAGGGTCGTGTGTAATGCGGCGCAATACATGCATACCCCCGATCATACCCCACCCGGCCGCCTCTGGCTCGCCGCGCTCGGCTCCGGCTAACCTCGACTTGGCCGTCAAACCAGGCTCGGGTTCCTGGGGGGCTTCGCTGACGGCCGGCGGCTCCGGCGCAGGAGCGGGGGGCGCGGCGGCGGGCGAAAGGAGCGACGCGCCCTTTGAGGTCGGCAGCGCTGAACGTGGTGCCGCAGGGCGCGCGTGGGGGGGCCTGCCGTCCGTGTGGAAGGCCACGACACCTCCCCCCAAGAGCAGCAGGGCGCCCCCCGCCAGCGCGGCCCAGGGGCGGCGGCTCGCGGTAAGCGGGGCCATGGGTTTGACGGAGCTGACCACGCTGTAGCCGGCGTCGTCCTCCGGGGGCGGCACGGGGGTCAGGCGGGTTTCCGTGGCCGCCTCGTCCGTCAGATCTGCCGGTGGGGGGGGCAGCGGGGGGTCGCCGAAGTCAGGCAGGGGATCATCGTTCCACGCTTCGGGCCCAAAGACGTCGTCGAGCACGGAAGGCAGGGCAGCCATCCTTCCGTCTGAGGTGGTAGTCGCCAGCCATACTCCCGTGCGCGAGAAAGGCGCTCCACATCGTGCGGCCCTTCCGCTTGCTCGTCCCCGGCGCCAGAGTCCGTCTCCACTCTCGGACTTATCGCCTCAATCCCTCTCATCCGCGCATCAATCCTTCAGGGCTCTTCACGAAAGGTTCGTGGGGATCCCTCAGCTAGGCCTGGCACCTCGTCGGATGAGAAACCCGATGCCGCGGGCTGAGCTGAATCCCAGAAACAGTGCGGTGGCGACCATGAGGGAGTTGCACAAAAGGAGCCCTGACGTATCGATCGACCACGATCCCGCAACCCATGCTTCGAACTCCAAGCTCATGCGCACCAGCATCAAAGTTGCAGCCGAGACGATGCCCGCCAGCCACCAGCGCAGGCTGCTTTTTCCGATCTCAAGCGCAAGCCCGACAAGAATAGACAACGGAAAAAAGACCAAGAGCGGAAGGTGAAGTTGATTTGAAGGAACGAGCATCCCAAAGAATGACACCGCCTGAACCAGCAGCGAAAACCAGATCACAATTCCGATTCGGAGATCGATAGCACTCAGGCCTACGCCGAGGAGTGCAACAAAGAACTGCGTTCCCCAGAAAAACATGTCACCACCTGCACCCCGCCGGATCGTAGGCCTTGAAGACTTCCTTCAGGGACGCATCCAGGCCGGCTTCTCTGAGATATCTCAGCTTGACGACTTCCTTCCTCTTCCTCACCTCCGCGACAACCGCTCCCGCCAGTTGCAATTGACCAGGTTCGACGAAAAGAGTTGTCGCGAGGCCGGCTTCGAGCTTTTCCAAAACTCCAACGTGGTCCACACCTCCCAGTCCGTACATTCTCGCGGACATGCGAAAGCCGGGATATCGTCTGATAACCCTCCTGGCTCGCTCGAACGTCTTTGGCTATCGAGTGCTTAAGAATCTGATTGTGCGCAGGAAGGCTGACTGTACCCAGGAAGGCAGCGACCGCCTCGTCGATCACGATCCCCATGGTGTCGAGCGTTTGAGTAATGGTCCAGCCGAAGTTTGCTGCCGTCGGCTGGTATTCAGCTGCAGGGGTTCTCATTATTTCTCTAGAAAGATGGGGAGAAAGCATCACAACCATGGTCAGGCCCGCCTGTGTGTAAGCTTTCTTGTGTGAATTGAACGCCGCATCTCGCAGTTGAGTCGCAGTCAGGCTGGGGGGCTTCCCCGCTTCGAAGGCCTTCAGTATGAAGTCGCTAAGTTCGTCCTGCAAAAGCACGAGAGTTCTTCGTACCCACCTTGCTCCTGCCGGGTGTTCATTCAGCTTCTTGTCGCTGGAAAAGAGTATGCAGTACTTCTTCCCATATGCGATTGGGTAGCCGTCTGCCTTCCACGGACCCAGGTACTCGTCTAACTTTTCGTAAAAGGTCCACGGCTTGCCCTCAGTCGCGGGATGATAAGCTGTAATGCTTTGGAGCCAGGCGTCGAGCTGCTCAATGGACTCCTTCGTAGGCCTAGAGCTCTTGGCGGGAGGAGTGAGGACCCTCGGTTCCTTGACTGATCTGGGGCTACTA encodes the following:
- a CDS encoding Uma2 family endonuclease, with translation MSPPAKKAATYDDLVALPPHVVGEIINGELEVSPRPASPHALAASVLGMDLGGAFQRGRGGPGGWWLFDEPELHLGRHVLVPDLAGWRRERMASPADAPFFTLTPDWICEVVSPSTAARDRGRKLPIYAEHEVAFAWLVDPLARTVEAYRRQGPHWLLLRTYADDAPARIAPFDAIELDVAALWMQA
- a CDS encoding DUF433 domain-containing protein, with the translated sequence MIGGMHVLRRITHDPAVMGGRPCIRGLRVTVGTVVGLLATGKTNQEILAAYPYLEEADIQAALAYAAWRSEEIDVPLS
- a CDS encoding DUF5615 family PIN-like protein, whose amino-acid sequence is MRILLDMNLSPLWVEFLQQEGFEAVHWTTIGTGAEADHFVMQWARDNEYVVFTHDLDFSALLASTKAQGPSVIQLRGQEVLPEAVGKDVARVLRMRTPEIEAGAIVTIDKISSRVRVLPIGKAPG